The following proteins are co-located in the Microbulbifer sp. VAAF005 genome:
- a CDS encoding TonB-dependent receptor encodes MQSRAPRHILPTLLALLLAVVPVSSFAQSQQGNTALIEFSLPAGNLGDVLNLYSRQAGVTLSFDESLVEAISVPALFGSYRAEEALLSLLRGTNLQAVPVGSGAWLIQSAGEQDLMVLDSIQVETRDGGEKDQAFRESGSVNILTQENIERFRGTSVGDIFQGTPGVLISENRNSGGLDVNIRGMQGQGRVPVLIDGSRQETTIYRGYAGVSSRSYIDPDLIGSLRIDKGPVMGAEGTGATGGVVSVNTLRAEDVVKPGELSGFRVRVSGVGNNSEAPAPGTYAGYYLPRNAYRSDCRFASYCTDDYAMPESFAPDYGMDSPSLLDFEGYAASFAGAQRFEWGDLVVAHAQREQGNYYAGTDGPAPEVIVGESQELAWYTETPVTLVGASPFRAGEQIPNTNFSSDSWLLKSSLHLPKDQSLELSYLRYNSTYGEMMPSQIVSFGQARQWLDSEVLNQTYTARYRWQPVEYDWADLRINFWHTDAVTDLNTPDVGSVELEDNTARTDDYQRFGLDITNSMRFYPMGELRWDYGISAQWEDMDTDTPATDSFYSGSRSGWRDEYSAFTSIEWQPWPEWTLESGLRYTRFSSKDNNALPLSTSDPACVADGEGGCLPVHYKNNHSGTAPMVVLTWEPIKGLQFYARHAQALRMPSLFENTSGWSVSPALDIPLSPEHAKNNEVGINYLNGQLFEANHQLRAKVAYFENHVDDYLTRTQPNAWEESQDGLDFFRMRNIDSLDLKGLELNLGYDAHWWLLELSGTKYSHIEVCNVGSYVRYYCTDWGIPESYINNMIPPNWHASAHFGLRLFRKKLELGVRGTFVGERNSIPRYNAPTSFNEPVLWHSYEVLDIYTSYQFNDSFSMDFTVDNVADKYYLDALSLGLVPAPGRTARLSLTYQY; translated from the coding sequence ATGCAGTCCCGCGCCCCGAGACATATTTTGCCCACCTTGTTGGCACTGTTGTTGGCCGTAGTTCCCGTATCGAGTTTTGCGCAATCCCAGCAGGGCAATACAGCGTTGATCGAATTCAGTTTGCCAGCGGGCAATCTGGGAGATGTGCTCAACCTCTATTCACGCCAGGCCGGGGTAACGCTCTCTTTCGACGAGAGCCTGGTGGAAGCTATTTCTGTTCCAGCACTATTTGGCAGCTATCGTGCAGAAGAAGCTCTGTTGAGCTTGTTGCGCGGTACTAATCTGCAAGCGGTTCCCGTTGGTAGCGGAGCCTGGTTGATCCAGTCCGCTGGCGAGCAGGATCTGATGGTGCTGGACAGCATCCAGGTTGAGACTCGAGATGGCGGTGAAAAAGACCAGGCATTTCGCGAGTCCGGTTCAGTAAATATTCTCACCCAGGAAAATATTGAGCGCTTTCGCGGTACCAGTGTTGGCGATATTTTCCAGGGCACTCCCGGTGTACTTATCAGTGAAAACCGAAATTCCGGTGGTTTGGATGTCAATATTCGCGGTATGCAAGGACAGGGCAGGGTTCCTGTCTTAATCGATGGCAGTCGCCAGGAAACAACGATTTATCGCGGTTATGCCGGGGTTTCCAGTCGCAGTTATATTGACCCAGATCTGATTGGGTCCTTGCGTATTGATAAAGGGCCAGTAATGGGCGCTGAGGGCACTGGCGCTACCGGGGGCGTTGTCAGTGTAAATACCCTGCGAGCGGAAGATGTTGTAAAACCCGGCGAATTGTCGGGTTTCCGTGTTCGTGTCAGTGGAGTTGGCAACAATAGCGAAGCTCCAGCGCCCGGTACCTATGCTGGCTATTACCTTCCACGAAATGCCTACCGTTCCGACTGCCGCTTCGCCAGCTATTGCACTGATGACTATGCAATGCCGGAGAGCTTTGCGCCTGATTACGGTATGGATAGCCCCAGCTTGTTGGATTTCGAAGGTTACGCGGCGAGTTTCGCAGGCGCCCAGCGTTTTGAGTGGGGTGATTTGGTGGTGGCCCACGCTCAACGTGAGCAGGGCAATTACTATGCAGGTACTGATGGTCCCGCACCGGAAGTGATTGTTGGCGAATCTCAAGAGTTGGCCTGGTATACCGAAACCCCGGTCACTCTTGTAGGGGCATCTCCATTCCGCGCGGGCGAGCAAATCCCCAATACCAATTTTTCTAGTGACTCCTGGTTATTAAAAAGCAGCCTCCATTTGCCAAAGGACCAGAGCCTGGAATTGAGCTACCTGCGCTATAACAGCACTTATGGCGAAATGATGCCCTCCCAGATTGTTTCTTTTGGGCAGGCGCGCCAGTGGCTTGATAGTGAGGTACTGAACCAAACTTATACCGCTCGTTACCGCTGGCAACCCGTAGAATATGACTGGGCAGATTTGCGTATTAATTTCTGGCATACCGATGCAGTTACCGACTTGAATACCCCGGATGTGGGTTCTGTTGAGCTGGAAGACAATACTGCGCGTACCGATGACTATCAGCGATTTGGTTTGGATATAACCAACAGCATGCGCTTCTACCCCATGGGTGAGCTGCGCTGGGATTACGGTATTTCTGCTCAGTGGGAAGATATGGATACCGATACTCCGGCAACCGATAGTTTTTATTCCGGTTCTCGCAGTGGTTGGCGCGATGAATACAGTGCATTTACCAGTATTGAGTGGCAACCATGGCCGGAGTGGACTCTTGAATCAGGGCTTCGCTATACCCGTTTCTCCTCAAAAGATAACAATGCACTCCCGCTAAGTACCAGCGACCCTGCATGTGTTGCTGATGGAGAAGGTGGCTGTTTACCGGTTCACTATAAAAATAATCACTCTGGCACTGCGCCAATGGTGGTCCTGACCTGGGAGCCGATTAAGGGCTTACAGTTTTATGCCCGCCATGCACAGGCATTGCGTATGCCGAGTCTTTTTGAAAATACCTCCGGTTGGTCGGTGAGCCCGGCGCTGGATATTCCACTGAGCCCTGAGCACGCTAAAAATAATGAAGTTGGGATTAACTACCTAAATGGTCAGTTATTTGAAGCAAATCATCAGCTGCGTGCAAAAGTAGCTTACTTCGAAAACCATGTTGATGATTATCTGACTCGCACCCAGCCCAATGCCTGGGAAGAGTCCCAAGATGGTCTCGACTTCTTCCGCATGCGTAATATCGACAGTCTCGACTTAAAAGGTTTGGAATTGAACCTTGGTTATGATGCTCACTGGTGGTTGCTGGAGCTAAGCGGTACCAAGTACAGCCATATAGAAGTCTGTAACGTCGGCAGTTACGTTCGCTACTACTGCACAGATTGGGGCATCCCGGAAAGTTATATCAATAACATGATCCCGCCAAACTGGCATGCCAGTGCTCATTTTGGTCTGCGTTTGTTCCGCAAAAAATTGGAGTTGGGGGTGCGCGGTACTTTTGTTGGTGAGCGGAATTCTATCCCTCGTTACAACGCACCCACTAGCTTTAATGAGCCTGTTTTATGGCACAGCTATGAAGTGCTGGATATTTATACCAGCTACCAATTTAACGATAGTTTCTCGATGGATTTCACCGTCGATAACGTGGCCGATAAATATTACCTAGATGCTTTGAGTCTTGGTCTTGTTCCCGCACCTGGGCGCACTGCGAGACTCAGTCTGACTTATCAATATTAA
- a CDS encoding FecR domain-containing protein, with the protein MSNAPEKNREKIPEAVLLQAVSWRVRLGSGEALDSERDACSQWRSADPLHELAWQRFERMESPLDTVARRAPRLAHSTLNQTDAEIRRLNRRAALKTMGGGVLGAFAVGLVGYDTGLLKYMSADYSSGSKPAQYTLDDKSQVWLNTGSAIEWESGTAIRSLVLTKGEMHLTSAADPRPMQVSVPQGQLISHDSRFFVRNGDGHTILQVVEGGVQVQPSADIEPFAVKAGEAYRLTGAGSLALDSKMFDYSGWIDGVLSARSMPLGALLEELSRYRVGFLRCDPALRDHQVSGVFQLHDIDTILKILARSAGAELSYTTRWWATIQLPG; encoded by the coding sequence ATGTCAAACGCCCCAGAAAAAAATAGAGAAAAAATTCCTGAAGCGGTGCTGTTGCAAGCCGTTAGCTGGCGCGTTCGCCTGGGTTCCGGTGAGGCGCTTGACTCAGAGCGCGATGCTTGCAGTCAATGGCGTTCGGCGGACCCTCTGCATGAACTGGCGTGGCAGCGTTTTGAGCGGATGGAGTCACCTCTAGATACGGTGGCTCGCCGAGCGCCGCGTTTGGCCCATTCCACCCTAAATCAAACCGATGCAGAAATTCGCCGTTTAAATCGCAGGGCTGCTCTTAAAACCATGGGCGGTGGTGTCCTTGGGGCTTTTGCCGTTGGCCTGGTGGGATATGATACCGGTTTGCTGAAGTATATGTCCGCTGACTATTCCTCTGGTTCTAAGCCGGCCCAATATACTCTGGATGATAAGAGCCAGGTCTGGTTAAACACCGGAAGTGCCATTGAATGGGAGTCGGGCACAGCAATCCGTTCCCTTGTGCTGACTAAAGGTGAAATGCACTTGACCAGTGCCGCTGACCCGAGGCCAATGCAGGTATCGGTGCCTCAGGGGCAGCTGATTTCCCATGACTCACGCTTTTTTGTGCGCAATGGCGATGGCCACACGATTTTGCAGGTTGTGGAAGGTGGGGTGCAGGTTCAACCGAGTGCGGATATAGAGCCCTTTGCAGTTAAAGCGGGTGAGGCTTATCGTCTTACTGGAGCCGGTTCGCTCGCTCTGGACAGCAAGATGTTTGATTACAGCGGATGGATTGACGGGGTGCTTTCAGCTCGGAGCATGCCATTAGGGGCACTGCTTGAAGAGTTGTCTCGCTATCGAGTTGGTTTTTTACGCTGTGATCCGGCATTAAGAGATCATCAGGTTTCCGGGGTTTTCCAGCTTCACGATATCGACACCATCCTAAAAATATTGGCGCGTTCGGCGGGAGCTGAACTGAGCTATACCACGCGCTGGTGGGCAACGATTCAATTGCCGGGCTGA
- a CDS encoding sigma-70 family RNA polymerase sigma factor has protein sequence MAPETPSTPGFDELYQEHHEWLVRWIARRTSGVDNAQDLAQDTFIRLLDRPSLPAGIRSPRAWLTKVAGNLLIDQARRQVLEKNYLALLENLPEPECPSPEDKWELLGLLEQIDQLLSGLRPIEKTVFLMARLDGLTYRQVAEQQGLSLSSVEKYIAKAMLKCYAAAYDNE, from the coding sequence TTGGCCCCGGAAACCCCTTCAACCCCAGGATTTGATGAGCTTTACCAAGAGCACCACGAGTGGCTTGTCCGTTGGATAGCGCGCCGAACTTCCGGTGTTGATAATGCCCAGGATTTAGCTCAGGACACTTTTATTCGTCTGCTGGATAGGCCGAGCCTGCCTGCGGGAATTCGAAGCCCGAGGGCTTGGTTAACCAAAGTGGCCGGGAACCTGCTGATCGACCAAGCCCGTCGCCAAGTGCTGGAGAAAAATTATTTAGCGCTGCTGGAAAATTTGCCGGAACCGGAATGTCCTTCCCCAGAAGATAAGTGGGAGCTATTGGGGCTTTTGGAGCAAATCGATCAATTGCTCAGTGGTCTGCGCCCGATAGAGAAAACGGTCTTTCTAATGGCGAGACTAGACGGCTTAACATACCGCCAGGTGGCCGAGCAGCAGGGGTTGAGCCTTTCCTCAGTAGAGAAATACATCGCAAAAGCCATGCTCAAATGCTATGCCGCTGCGTACGATAACGAATAA
- a CDS encoding biliverdin-producing heme oxygenase, with product MSNPAECQSIEPTEPTFSAWLKEGTNTTHESLDKRIMSLSPFSNRERYALFVRTQSRLHQAVSDWFQSDELNNFLPGLKERDRSEAVLQDCADFEMPKSDLKADQQAAAEVTISDFHSALGWLYVVEGSNLGAAFLLKYARKHLDLSEEFGARHLAGHEDGRGLHWRQFKTALDALELNEEQKEVALSGAKQAFAFARQNVEQLLAPATP from the coding sequence GTGAGCAATCCAGCAGAATGCCAATCCATTGAACCGACAGAGCCCACCTTTTCCGCTTGGCTGAAAGAAGGCACTAATACGACCCACGAGAGTCTTGATAAACGCATTATGTCCTTGTCACCATTTTCCAATCGCGAGCGGTATGCACTGTTTGTTCGCACGCAGTCGCGATTGCATCAAGCGGTGTCTGATTGGTTTCAAAGTGACGAATTAAATAATTTTTTGCCCGGCCTGAAAGAGAGAGACCGCTCTGAAGCAGTCCTCCAGGACTGTGCTGATTTCGAAATGCCCAAGAGTGATTTGAAAGCTGATCAGCAAGCCGCAGCAGAAGTCACAATTAGTGATTTCCACTCTGCACTTGGCTGGCTCTATGTAGTCGAAGGCTCCAACTTAGGAGCAGCATTCCTTCTCAAGTACGCGCGCAAACATCTGGATTTATCAGAAGAGTTCGGCGCACGCCACTTGGCAGGACATGAAGACGGTCGCGGGTTACACTGGCGCCAATTCAAAACTGCGTTAGATGCTCTTGAACTCAACGAAGAGCAAAAAGAAGTAGCCCTCAGTGGGGCCAAACAGGCCTTTGCTTTTGCACGACAAAATGTCGAACAATTATTAGCGCCCGCTACACCCTAA
- the exbB gene encoding tonB-system energizer ExbB, giving the protein MKIWTVILLCLLGSTLGPLPALAQENNSNSSEQSNTEIVLGGDVETSVGLQENQDNSTSTATSNVGDTAFSAHDLSPMGMYHAADIVVKSVMIGLLLASVLTWAIWLFKTVQLVITRRKAKQLLATLIQSNTFANAESKLSGQTGGALLLVEASRHELELSSGGPVSDDGLKERVLARLERVQASLATDMNRGTGILATIGSVAPFVGLFGTVWGIMNSFIGIAKTQTTNLAVVAPGIAEALLATAIGLVAAIPAVVIYNYFSRAIGNYRAVLADNVTALMVLISRDLDRHHPNARPLAELVSANKMRAVPQVQGVN; this is encoded by the coding sequence ATGAAAATCTGGACTGTAATTTTATTGTGCCTGCTAGGCAGCACATTGGGACCATTACCGGCTTTAGCGCAGGAAAATAATTCCAACTCAAGCGAACAAAGCAATACAGAAATAGTTCTTGGGGGAGATGTGGAAACCTCCGTGGGGTTGCAAGAAAATCAAGACAACTCTACCTCGACTGCAACCTCCAACGTCGGAGATACCGCTTTCAGCGCACACGATTTATCTCCCATGGGAATGTATCACGCTGCAGATATCGTCGTTAAAAGCGTAATGATCGGCCTACTGTTGGCCTCTGTTTTAACCTGGGCGATTTGGCTTTTTAAAACCGTGCAGCTGGTAATAACACGTCGCAAGGCCAAACAATTATTGGCAACCCTGATCCAAAGCAATACGTTCGCCAATGCCGAATCGAAGCTTTCAGGCCAAACCGGCGGAGCCCTGCTATTGGTAGAAGCGAGTCGCCACGAACTCGAGCTATCCTCTGGTGGCCCAGTGTCAGATGACGGCTTAAAAGAGCGTGTTCTGGCTCGCCTGGAACGAGTCCAGGCTTCTCTCGCTACCGACATGAACCGTGGCACCGGGATTCTGGCAACCATCGGTTCCGTCGCCCCCTTTGTCGGTCTATTCGGTACGGTATGGGGAATCATGAACAGCTTTATCGGTATCGCAAAAACCCAAACCACAAACCTGGCCGTGGTGGCTCCAGGTATTGCGGAAGCCCTGCTGGCAACTGCGATCGGCCTGGTTGCTGCGATTCCGGCGGTAGTAATTTACAACTACTTTTCCCGGGCTATCGGCAATTATCGCGCGGTATTAGCCGATAACGTCACCGCCTTAATGGTACTGATTAGTCGCGACCTGGATCGCCACCACCCAAATGCTCGCCCGCTCGCCGAACTGGTTAGCGCGAACAAAATGCGCGCAGTACCGCAGGTTCAGGGCGTCAACTAA
- the exbD gene encoding TonB system transport protein ExbD produces the protein MAFNLNSSNSEELPEQHDINVTPFIDVMLVLLIIFMVAAPLATVSVPVNLPSATAPQQPQAEDPKYLTLQKDLTLTLGEDRVIVRENLAAELQANEIGTEQQILLRADSKVEYGDLMDLMNRLASAGYQKIALVGLDKPATVNQ, from the coding sequence ATGGCATTCAATCTCAACAGCAGCAATAGCGAAGAACTGCCAGAACAGCACGATATCAATGTCACACCTTTTATCGATGTGATGCTGGTATTGCTAATTATTTTTATGGTTGCGGCTCCGTTGGCCACTGTAAGCGTGCCCGTCAATCTACCCTCGGCGACAGCTCCACAACAACCCCAGGCAGAAGATCCGAAATATCTCACCCTGCAAAAGGACCTCACCCTGACTCTCGGTGAGGACAGAGTTATTGTGCGGGAGAACTTGGCTGCTGAACTCCAGGCAAATGAAATTGGCACAGAACAGCAAATCCTTCTGCGTGCCGACAGCAAAGTGGAATATGGGGATTTGATGGACCTGATGAACCGCCTTGCCAGTGCCGGATACCAGAAAATCGCTCTGGTAGGTCTGGATAAACCGGCGACCGTAAACCAATGA
- a CDS encoding energy transducer TonB, with amino-acid sequence MSLLAGPKVKSARRPRFFLSLCAFCCALALHGLIAVYFLWQPKSELALPPAAAPQVFEVSMVAAPVAPPTSLPVGPQQQESSPANQQSNEPQKTSAQSEPVILPEAPSEIAIEKPEEEPPTEEKEETPEPVEEKEIAQQQDSRGEATGETVVEETSAPLAADVAEAEQAAAPEVGALNQRESQARLTWQNQLQAHLERRKRYPRSAQIRRQQGIPWVQFTMDRQGKVLKVELHRASGISALDREVVALVRRAEPLPRPPEEVPGDPLTMAVPVEFFIR; translated from the coding sequence ATGAGCCTCTTGGCTGGCCCGAAGGTAAAATCTGCAAGGCGTCCGCGATTTTTTCTATCGCTCTGCGCCTTTTGCTGCGCCCTAGCCCTTCACGGACTTATTGCCGTCTATTTTTTATGGCAGCCCAAATCCGAACTGGCGCTGCCGCCCGCTGCAGCACCACAGGTATTTGAAGTCAGTATGGTAGCCGCTCCAGTGGCACCACCCACGTCGCTACCGGTAGGTCCTCAACAACAGGAATCCTCTCCCGCAAACCAGCAGAGCAACGAGCCACAAAAAACCTCTGCGCAGTCAGAGCCTGTTATTTTGCCAGAAGCCCCCTCGGAAATTGCCATTGAGAAGCCCGAAGAGGAGCCCCCCACGGAGGAAAAGGAAGAGACCCCTGAGCCAGTGGAAGAGAAGGAAATCGCACAGCAACAAGACTCCAGAGGAGAGGCTACTGGAGAAACTGTTGTTGAAGAAACATCAGCCCCTCTCGCGGCAGATGTAGCAGAAGCAGAGCAAGCTGCGGCACCGGAAGTGGGCGCCTTGAACCAGAGGGAATCACAAGCCAGATTAACCTGGCAGAACCAATTACAGGCTCATCTTGAGCGAAGAAAACGCTACCCCCGTAGCGCCCAAATACGGCGTCAACAGGGTATTCCCTGGGTACAATTCACGATGGACCGGCAAGGCAAGGTACTAAAGGTTGAGCTGCACCGAGCCAGTGGTATCTCGGCTCTCGACCGAGAAGTCGTGGCCTTGGTGCGCAGGGCAGAACCACTGCCTAGACCACCAGAAGAGGTACCCGGTGATCCTCTGACAATGGCTGTTCCGGTCGAATTTTTTATTCGTTAA
- a CDS encoding YbaN family protein: MKESTEDSVMSYTPPLAKGWMRWLWGAAACFFIALGIIGAILPGLPSAVFIVLGAWAASRSSQRLHQWIEEHHLFGHLLRTWRSGYVSRRTKLLASLTMAISLAFAILHISNIYLLCFTIGGISCGAYWIWSRPEPRE; the protein is encoded by the coding sequence ATGAAAGAATCCACTGAAGACAGCGTAATGTCCTACACCCCGCCGTTGGCAAAGGGCTGGATGCGCTGGCTGTGGGGCGCCGCTGCTTGCTTTTTTATCGCCCTTGGCATTATCGGAGCCATTCTTCCCGGCCTGCCGTCGGCTGTATTTATTGTCCTCGGTGCCTGGGCCGCATCACGCAGCTCCCAGCGCCTGCACCAATGGATCGAAGAACACCATCTCTTTGGGCATCTATTGCGGACTTGGCGCAGTGGTTATGTAAGCCGCAGAACCAAGTTACTGGCCAGCCTGACAATGGCTATATCCCTAGCTTTTGCCATCCTTCATATCAGTAATATTTACCTTCTTTGCTTTACCATTGGCGGCATCAGCTGCGGCGCCTACTGGATTTGGTCACGGCCGGAACCCAGGGAGTAG
- a CDS encoding PhzF family phenazine biosynthesis protein, producing the protein MELAIYQVDAFASEVFEGNPAAVCPLDNWLADETLQKIAEENNLSETAFFVKNEDTFSLRWFTPEAEVDLCGHATLAAAHVLFTHLRYSGQTIQFDTKSGPLLVQRSGVVYSMDFPASIPVSTEAPDALIDGLGITPREVLCAYDYIAVLGSETDLKSVKPNFIKLSQLDKRGVVITAPGASNDIDFVSRCFYPKLKVNEDPVTGSAHCQLAPYWSQQFKKDVLLAKQLSKRTGLIHCELHSNRVSLKGGAVDYLHGSIKI; encoded by the coding sequence ATGGAACTAGCAATTTATCAAGTAGATGCCTTTGCCTCCGAGGTATTTGAAGGTAATCCTGCTGCTGTGTGCCCTCTTGATAACTGGCTTGCGGATGAGACACTGCAAAAGATAGCTGAGGAAAACAACCTTTCTGAAACCGCATTCTTTGTTAAAAATGAAGATACCTTTTCTCTGAGATGGTTTACTCCTGAGGCAGAAGTAGATTTATGTGGCCACGCCACACTCGCAGCTGCCCACGTTCTATTTACTCATTTAAGATACTCAGGCCAAACCATCCAGTTTGATACAAAAAGCGGCCCACTGTTAGTCCAGAGATCGGGAGTTGTCTATAGTATGGACTTTCCGGCTAGCATTCCGGTATCCACAGAGGCACCAGATGCTCTTATTGATGGCCTCGGCATCACTCCGCGAGAAGTTCTGTGTGCATATGATTATATAGCTGTGTTGGGTAGCGAAACCGATCTAAAATCTGTAAAACCAAATTTTATAAAACTTTCCCAGCTGGATAAACGAGGAGTTGTCATTACCGCTCCTGGGGCAAGTAACGATATTGATTTCGTTAGCCGATGCTTCTATCCAAAATTAAAGGTAAACGAAGATCCTGTGACCGGGTCAGCGCACTGTCAACTGGCACCATATTGGAGCCAACAATTTAAAAAGGATGTGCTTTTAGCTAAGCAACTCTCCAAGCGGACTGGACTAATCCACTGCGAACTGCATAGTAACAGAGTCTCTCTCAAGGGAGGCGCTGTAGATTATCTTCACGGCAGTATTAAGATTTAA
- a CDS encoding helix-turn-helix transcriptional regulator yields MEMKVNSKKIIKLRTTRAWSQQQLADVASLSLRTIQRIEKSGNASQDSIKAISSAFSLEPIDIILEENPKRSMAKQGRKYLTAILALGTTLLLYTSLSSASPIMLKVDASTRNENLASVRLLNNKGDESEIQIENTLRFEVSAEQVSENQIRLQTKIYEFGASSGYKQIASPILVTGFNQAAEVEFKTSNGTPFKIQITPEI; encoded by the coding sequence ATGGAAATGAAAGTTAACTCAAAGAAAATTATTAAACTGAGAACAACTAGAGCTTGGAGTCAACAACAACTAGCCGATGTTGCATCATTAAGCCTTAGAACCATTCAACGGATAGAAAAAAGTGGAAATGCCTCTCAAGATTCAATTAAAGCAATATCTTCAGCATTTTCACTGGAGCCCATAGATATAATCCTTGAAGAAAACCCGAAAAGATCGATGGCCAAGCAGGGCAGAAAATATCTCACCGCAATATTGGCCCTGGGTACGACTTTGCTCTTGTATACCTCCTTATCGTCAGCTTCTCCAATAATGCTTAAGGTAGATGCCAGCACCAGAAACGAGAACCTGGCCTCCGTCCGCCTCCTCAATAACAAAGGAGATGAAAGCGAAATCCAAATCGAAAACACACTTAGGTTCGAGGTATCTGCCGAGCAAGTTTCTGAAAACCAAATTCGATTACAGACGAAAATATATGAATTTGGGGCTTCTAGTGGTTATAAGCAGATAGCAAGCCCCATTCTGGTGACAGGGTTCAACCAAGCTGCAGAGGTAGAGTTTAAAACTTCAAACGGAACCCCGTTTAAAATCCAAATTACCCCTGAAATTTAG
- a CDS encoding polymer-forming cytoskeletal protein, which yields MSTDKSNDSTPFLAGMSAVEQQSSLSGSGSKSVLGEGINFRGELIGTEDLHVEGTVDGTVIMVGHNLSVGTGGAVTANIHAKNIVVEGTLDGDALADELIEIRNTAQVNGNLIAPRIKLDDGGKFRGSMDMVDTDSEMKERHKEFSDRLVHPDLPAAEEKPAARTRGSSTYSSSTTSTSDSSRLSDTSDYLFGAKETEEEAEES from the coding sequence ATGAGCACTGACAAAAGCAATGACTCCACACCATTTTTAGCGGGCATGAGCGCTGTTGAGCAGCAATCATCTCTTTCGGGCTCAGGCTCCAAGTCAGTGCTGGGTGAAGGTATTAACTTTCGTGGCGAGCTGATCGGCACCGAAGATCTGCACGTGGAAGGTACTGTTGATGGTACCGTGATCATGGTTGGCCACAATCTTTCTGTTGGCACTGGCGGTGCAGTTACTGCCAATATCCACGCAAAAAATATTGTTGTAGAAGGCACCTTGGATGGCGACGCCCTTGCCGATGAGTTGATCGAAATCCGCAACACTGCCCAAGTTAATGGCAATCTGATTGCACCGAGAATCAAGCTGGACGACGGCGGTAAATTCCGTGGTTCCATGGACATGGTTGATACCGATTCCGAAATGAAAGAGCGCCACAAGGAATTCTCTGATCGCCTGGTACACCCAGATCTGCCCGCAGCAGAAGAGAAGCCCGCAGCCCGTACTCGCGGTAGCTCTACCTACTCCTCCAGCACCACGAGCACAAGCGATTCCTCTCGCCTGTCCGACACTAGCGACTACCTCTTCGGCGCTAAAGAAACCGAAGAAGAAGCTGAGGAAAGCTAA